The nucleotide sequence TACGCAGGTCTGTAATCATTCTCGTGGAGGTTTTTATATCTCTCTTGAGGTTGCAATATCAAATGAGGAAAAGAGGGGGAGGGTGGAGGAAGCGATAAAAGAGGTCGGAGAGAGATTGAAAAATATATTGGGTGACGATTTGCTCTCCCTACCCAAAATAGAGGACTTGTCTTCCTTTGATTCAGCTAAGACGGTATATCGCTTATCTTTGATTGTGAATCCGAGTAGGAGAAGAGAGGCGGAGTTAATGTTCAGGGAAGTAACTCGGGACACATTCTTTGAAAAGCAATTGAAATTGATATGAGGAAGGATTATACTTTTTATAGATGGTGAAATTCTCCAAATTACAAGCCACAGGAAACGATTTCGTCTTAATAAATTGTTTTGAGGAACAGCTGACGGATGTTCCTCTTGAAGTATTGGCGAGGAACATCTGTGATAGGCATTTCGGGGTTGGCGCCGATGGGTTGCTCCTCCTTTTGCCCTCTAAGATTGCCAATTTTCGTATGAGAATCTTCAATTCCGATGGCTCAGAGGCGGAGATGTGCGGGAACGGCATCCGCTGCTTCGCCCTATATCTCTATGAGCACGGGCTTTGGGAGGATAAGAACATTGATATAGAGACCCTTGCGGGCGTTAAAAGGGTGAAAATGTTTTTAGAAGGAAAGAAAGTTGAAGGTGTGAGGGTTGGTATGGGGAATCCGATTTTCCAAAGGGAAAGCATACCTATCAAGGGAAAGCACAATCCCTTGAATATGAGTTTGAGAGCTGGTGGGAGAAGATGGGAGGTATCCGCGCTCTCTATGGGCAATCCCCATTGCGTCATTCTCGTTGACGATGTTGAGCATTTCCCAG is from bacterium and encodes:
- a CDS encoding diaminopimelate epimerase — translated: MKFSKLQATGNDFVLINCFEEQLTDVPLEVLARNICDRHFGVGADGLLLLLPSKIANFRMRIFNSDGSEAEMCGNGIRCFALYLYEHGLWEDKNIDIETLAGVKRVKMFLEGKKVEGVRVGMGNPIFQRESIPIKGKHNPLNMSLRAGGRRWEVSALSMGNPHCVILVDDVEHFPVEKVGPEIEKHPLFPQRTNVEFVEVLNRDELKIRVWERGVGETLGCGTGACASLVVTALKGLTNRSARIHLKGGDLIVEWQESGEVFLSGPAEEVFQGEFKLEKFLGKR